The sequence below is a genomic window from Acetobacteroides hydrogenigenes.
TTGCCGGCAACCAAACCATGAAGGAGCACTTCAGCTTCGCCAAAGCGCTAAAGGCACAGGGGTACATGCGCCGCTCCAAGAAGAAGGAGCCATCCGCATCGCCCACCAAGCCAGAAGCCGCCGCTCCCAACCCGCAGGCCAGCAGCCATGGCGCCTCCATCGCCCCCACGCTGATCGACGGCGCCCCTTCAGCCACCGTCGCCAACGAAAAAGCAGCCGCTGCCGACGAGTAAGCAGCGGCCGAAGCCATTTCAGCAATGGCCGAAGCAATATAGGTCATGGCCGAAATCATTTCAGAAGTGGTCGAAGAGAATTCAGAAGCGGCAGAAACGAAGAAGGAAATGGCCGAATCCACAACAGTAATGACAGAAACTATATCAGAAGCGGCCGAAACAAAATAAGAAATGGCAGAAATCATATCGGTAATGGCCGAAGCTACATCAGCAATGGCAGAAGCCATACCAAAAGTGGCCGAAGGCGCATCAGCAACGGCAGCCAAAGCAAAGGAACGGAAAGCGACCGCAGCAGGTCAAGCAGCAGCAAAACGGCACCAACAAAAAAAGGACCACCTTTCGGTAGTCCTTAGAGCGGAAAACGAGACTCGAACTCGCGACCCCAACCTTGGCAAGGTTGTGCTCTACCAACTGAGCTATTTCCGCGTATCGTCTTAGAGTGCCGTTGTTTTTCTAAGACGATGCAAAAGTAGCTATAAAATCGGTATCTGCAAATTTCATCAGGAGACAAATTCAAAAATAGTGTCAATTTCCTTCTTCTGCTTTGGAGGGAAATCGTGGCTGGCGTACCCAACCACCACCATAGCAACCAGTTCGCAATTAGAGTCGACATTGAGCATTTTTGCGATTTCCTGCTTGGCAATTAGCGGCGACGACATCCAACAGGCGCCCAACCCCATGTTTACCGCCGCTAGAAGCATATTTTGTACGCAGGCGCCGATGCTCTGCATGTCGGGATAGGCTCGCATGCGGTTTACCTCGTCGTGCGTAAGGGTAACGCCCTGCTCGAGCACCGACTCGTAGGGCGACGAAAATACGAAGATAACGGCAGGGGCTTTCTCAAAGAAGGTCGAGAAGTACTCCACCTGCTTCTTGATCTGCTCGCCCACCTCGCAGTTCTTTTCGGGTAGCGCCTCTATCTTTTGGGCCACAACAGCGGCAATCTCCGACATTTTCTCCCTGCTGGTCATGGCCACAAATCGCCAAGGCTGAAAGTTATTGACACTTGGGGCAAGCCCGCCAATGCGGCATATTTCGCGAAGGGTATCCCTAGCAATCCCTTCGTCGGTATACGAGCGAACGCTCGTACGCTTTTGGGCAACATCAATAAAATCCATAGCACGCGTTTTTTCTGCTCAAGTTAAGGCTTCTTGGCAAATAACGCAATAGGATTAGCAATGGTAGGACGGCTGGCGATGTACACCCCAAGGCAAACGAGAAGCATGGATACGACCTTTACCCAGCCCAGCGAGTCAACCCCAAGAAAGAGGGCGAAAACGGCGGCTATAGCCGGCTGCGTGTAGGCAAAGATGCTAACCGTGGTGGCCTTAATATGGGTAAGGGCAAAGGAGGTAAACAGGTAGGCCAAAAAGGTAGCACCAACCACAATAAAGGCGATATCGACAATGGCGTTG
It includes:
- a CDS encoding nitroreductase family protein, with protein sequence MDFIDVAQKRTSVRSYTDEGIARDTLREICRIGGLAPSVNNFQPWRFVAMTSREKMSEIAAVVAQKIEALPEKNCEVGEQIKKQVEYFSTFFEKAPAVIFVFSSPYESVLEQGVTLTHDEVNRMRAYPDMQSIGACVQNMLLAAVNMGLGACWMSSPLIAKQEIAKMLNVDSNCELVAMVVVGYASHDFPPKQKKEIDTIFEFVS